The [Bacillus] selenitireducens MLS10 genome includes a region encoding these proteins:
- a CDS encoding S1 family peptidase, giving the protein MKDQNNHSSEMSDEQPEEDMTDYESDDSDDEREKKEELFYDGERYYTKEEWFNPPEPKENIPKKKVKRGMKLLIAGVVTVALLLNVFAMWPQLFNLPAVEFVQVSRELSQDPEIQTLQNAVVVVRAGNSKGTGFVYNSEEGYILTNEHVIAGGDPHPIVTFEDGSAYQTDIIYTDDELDIAVLEAESLKEHHELSFTEEWSAGDDIVFIGNPLFFNFIANRGMLLGDYAASSRSDLPLMLDAPVYRGSSGSPVFNEDGEVIAVVYATVSTYIEGESRRVGLSVPSSQFKEDIPGYN; this is encoded by the coding sequence ATGAAAGATCAAAACAATCATTCATCAGAGATGTCAGATGAACAACCTGAGGAAGATATGACGGATTACGAAAGTGACGATTCTGACGATGAGAGGGAGAAAAAAGAAGAACTGTTCTATGATGGGGAACGATATTATACGAAAGAAGAGTGGTTTAATCCACCGGAACCAAAAGAGAATATACCGAAGAAAAAAGTGAAGCGGGGTATGAAACTTCTCATTGCAGGAGTTGTTACTGTTGCACTGCTTCTGAATGTTTTCGCCATGTGGCCGCAGTTGTTCAATCTTCCGGCAGTGGAGTTTGTACAGGTATCCCGTGAACTGTCGCAGGATCCAGAGATTCAGACATTGCAAAACGCTGTGGTGGTTGTGCGGGCAGGGAATTCGAAAGGAACAGGCTTCGTGTATAACAGTGAAGAAGGATATATTCTTACAAATGAACATGTCATCGCAGGCGGAGATCCTCATCCCATCGTCACTTTCGAAGACGGGAGCGCGTATCAGACGGATATCATTTATACAGATGATGAACTCGATATTGCCGTGCTTGAAGCGGAGTCATTAAAAGAACATCATGAATTAAGCTTTACAGAAGAATGGTCTGCAGGTGATGACATCGTATTTATAGGTAATCCGCTATTCTTTAACTTTATCGCCAACAGAGGCATGCTTTTGGGAGACTATGCAGCTTCTTCACGTAGCGATTTGCCTTTGATGCTCGATGCACCTGTTTATCGGGGAAGCAGCGGTTCACCTGTTTTTAATGAAGACGGTGAAGTTATTGCTGTCGTATATGCGACGGTTTCCACTTACATTGAAGGAGAAAGCCGGCGGGTTGGTCTTTCTGTCCCATCCTCCCAGTTCAAAGAGGACATTCCAGGTTACAATTGA
- a CDS encoding ribose-phosphate diphosphokinase, with amino-acid sequence MEQNRTEHMKLFTLNSNPALTQEIADYLGIPIGDSSIQRFSDGEVQIVIDETVRGEDTYLVQSTAEPGNEFMMELLIMVDALKRASARSINVVIPYYGYSRQDRKARSREPITAKLIANLLEAAGVDRVISVDLHAAQIQGFFNIPVDQLKAHWLIADYFKKKQLNDVVVVAPENAGTARARKLANELDAPIALIDKQRTEKDEMVLGQYIIGDVEGKTAIIIDDMIDTARTITAGAVALKEFGATEVYACATHGVLSEPAIERIRDSELKEVVITNSIQQAPDKQDERITVLSVATLIGEGLLRIHNNESVSKLFG; translated from the coding sequence TTGGAACAGAACCGTACAGAACACATGAAATTATTTACTCTCAATTCCAATCCGGCACTGACCCAGGAGATTGCTGATTACCTGGGTATTCCCATTGGGGACAGTTCGATTCAACGATTCAGTGATGGGGAAGTACAGATTGTTATTGATGAAACCGTCAGGGGAGAGGATACATATTTAGTTCAGTCCACCGCTGAACCGGGTAACGAATTTATGATGGAGCTCCTGATTATGGTCGATGCATTAAAACGGGCGTCTGCGAGATCCATCAACGTAGTTATTCCCTATTACGGCTACTCAAGACAAGATCGCAAAGCGCGGTCCAGGGAACCGATCACGGCTAAACTGATTGCCAATCTGCTTGAAGCAGCCGGTGTGGACAGAGTTATTTCAGTGGATCTCCATGCGGCTCAAATTCAAGGTTTTTTCAACATTCCTGTCGATCAGTTAAAGGCACATTGGTTGATTGCGGACTATTTCAAGAAAAAACAGCTTAATGATGTCGTGGTAGTGGCCCCGGAAAACGCCGGAACTGCCCGAGCCCGTAAACTGGCAAATGAGCTTGATGCACCAATTGCGCTGATAGACAAACAGCGCACCGAAAAAGATGAAATGGTCCTTGGCCAATACATTATTGGCGACGTCGAAGGAAAAACAGCGATCATTATCGATGACATGATCGACACTGCCAGAACGATAACTGCAGGAGCTGTCGCGTTAAAAGAATTTGGTGCAACAGAAGTTTACGCATGCGCGACTCACGGCGTACTCAGTGAACCGGCCATTGAGCGCATCAGGGACTCAGAACTGAAAGAGGTAGTCATTACAAATTCCATTCAGCAGGCTCCTGATAAGCAGGATGAGCGAATTACTGTGCTTTCTGTAGCTACTTTGATCGGTGAAGGGCTTTTAAGGATTCACAATAACGAGTCAGTCAGTAAATTATTTGGATAA